The following coding sequences are from one Desulfosporosinus orientis DSM 765 window:
- a CDS encoding anti-sigma factor family protein, which produces MACLYIEKIKDYLEEKLPQKEMETIEIHLESCVECQGELDKYLDNKLSLAIKPLEVEDEVLVSRIKARIKGKRRITLYGLLGFVLGIFSRFYTKDDFFLTKAIMALPYKLAEFALGIFFSGNSLPLGRMNYFYQGEMGFFPYHPILEFLAVTITPAIVASFIAVVIGYFLSDKRVFRRKNIIKFLLTWLIIFLVWTGILYGAYNHALDKIENLEGIKAMTVYTAEKNSTSWLVRIDKDALRDEKYSKLVTIISEAKEVERKIYPQEKEGYEMLVDFSGGGTIPIYLDMDSGEMIVRNGRAYQISPEKLEYIKEVLGGRKK; this is translated from the coding sequence ATGGCCTGTTTATATATAGAAAAAATAAAGGACTATTTAGAAGAAAAGCTCCCTCAAAAGGAGATGGAAACCATAGAAATCCATTTAGAGAGCTGCGTAGAATGCCAGGGAGAATTGGATAAGTACCTTGATAATAAGCTAAGTTTAGCAATAAAGCCTTTGGAGGTGGAAGACGAAGTCTTGGTTAGCAGAATCAAAGCCAGGATAAAAGGAAAGAGACGAATTACCCTATATGGCCTGTTAGGATTTGTTCTGGGTATATTCTCCAGATTTTATACCAAGGATGATTTTTTCTTAACCAAAGCAATTATGGCTTTGCCTTATAAATTAGCGGAATTTGCTCTCGGTATTTTTTTCTCGGGAAATAGCTTACCACTTGGAAGGATGAATTATTTTTATCAAGGAGAAATGGGCTTTTTCCCCTACCACCCCATTCTTGAATTTTTGGCAGTTACCATAACCCCGGCTATTGTTGCATCATTTATTGCTGTAGTTATTGGTTATTTCTTGAGTGATAAAAGGGTTTTCCGCCGCAAGAATATTATTAAGTTCCTTCTAACCTGGTTAATTATTTTCTTGGTTTGGACAGGTATTCTGTACGGCGCCTATAACCATGCCTTAGATAAAATTGAGAACCTTGAAGGGATTAAAGCCATGACCGTTTATACTGCAGAGAAAAATAGTACATCTTGGTTGGTGAGAATTGACAAAGATGCTTTAAGAGATGAAAAATATTCAAAGTTAGTGACAATAATCTCTGAAGCAAAGGAAGTTGAAAGAAAGATCTATCCTCAGGAGAAAGAGGGTTACGAAATGCTGGTAGACTTTTCCGGAGGAGGAACAATTCCCATTTACTTGGATATGGATAGTGGTGAAATGATTGTGAGAAATGGCAGAGCTTATCAGATTTCACCTGAAAAGCTGGAATATATCAAGGAAGTATTAGGAGGCAGGAAAAAATGA
- a CDS encoding sigma-70 family RNA polymerase sigma factor, producing the protein MKTDQSNYIQRLKKGREEALEFVMDEYFPLVKGIVTHILLPLARRELAEECISDVFLTVWHNAQKFKGENEEDFRKWLCAIAKYRAIDFYRREKKRLEIPSSGKESMDIFPPEESAEEHVLLKESIRELEKLLNLFSPVDRNILIMKFFWGMSSEEISKKLGLTKSAVDNRIYRGKKQLVKGVVSFGDGGK; encoded by the coding sequence ATGAAGACGGATCAGAGCAATTACATACAGCGCTTAAAAAAGGGAAGGGAAGAAGCTTTGGAATTTGTGATGGATGAATACTTCCCTTTGGTGAAGGGGATAGTCACTCATATCTTGCTTCCCTTAGCAAGACGGGAGCTGGCAGAGGAATGCATAAGCGATGTGTTTCTTACTGTTTGGCATAATGCCCAAAAATTCAAGGGCGAGAACGAGGAGGATTTTCGCAAATGGCTTTGTGCTATAGCGAAATACAGGGCCATTGATTTTTATCGCCGCGAGAAAAAACGCCTGGAAATTCCCTCCTCCGGTAAGGAAAGTATGGACATCTTCCCGCCAGAAGAATCGGCGGAGGAGCATGTGCTTTTAAAGGAGAGCATCCGGGAGCTGGAGAAATTGCTGAACCTTTTTTCTCCCGTTGACCGGAACATATTGATCATGAAATTCTTCTGGGGTATGTCTTCAGAAGAAATCTCCAAGAAATTGGGGTTGACTAAATCGGCGGTGGATAACCGTATTTACAGAGGTAAAAAACAACTGGTGAAAGGTGTCGTGAGTTTTGGAGATGGAGGTAAGTAA
- a CDS encoding DUF4179 domain-containing protein, which produces MKDIYELFNDMDVDLSEFQEVEGDELERARVKKMVREKITQSESGGLKKRKRSTALAAAAAIVILTAGIGGLGMAFPAYAKEVPVVGDIFRFLDAGRSGVYDLYKESALDIDMVKADNGIEVTLNQGVYDGKTLALTYTIKTSQDFGENPFLNSNLDVDFADGIAGSEGLKMVSPGVYVGQSNYTFFSEKENRDRISFRWSVSGLTNMDEESGDAERKTTACRLNYSVSLKALDYKVLDVAENRDVAQQVAISLQRLSATPINTILYYAEEVPSDLVNSVQMAWEIKDDLGNVYAYNENGGQGKISGEMLKMEYVLTFNHLDPRAKTLFITPTLKLVHTQGGGVAIAENGEETPLVYKGLPKGMAAGEWTMKQVSIDISSLQ; this is translated from the coding sequence ATGAAGGATATATATGAACTTTTTAACGACATGGATGTGGATCTGAGTGAGTTTCAAGAAGTGGAAGGCGATGAACTGGAAAGAGCCAGAGTAAAAAAAATGGTGAGGGAGAAGATTACCCAATCAGAATCAGGCGGCTTGAAAAAAAGGAAAAGAAGTACGGCACTGGCGGCGGCTGCCGCAATTGTGATTCTGACCGCAGGTATCGGCGGCCTGGGGATGGCCTTTCCCGCCTATGCCAAGGAAGTTCCTGTTGTAGGTGACATTTTCCGGTTTTTAGATGCCGGGCGCAGCGGAGTTTATGATTTATACAAGGAAAGTGCTCTGGATATTGATATGGTCAAGGCGGATAACGGTATTGAGGTGACCCTGAATCAAGGTGTCTATGACGGAAAAACCCTAGCCCTGACCTATACTATCAAGACCTCTCAGGATTTTGGGGAAAATCCCTTCCTGAACAGTAATTTAGACGTTGATTTCGCTGATGGCATCGCCGGGAGCGAGGGGCTGAAAATGGTCAGTCCCGGGGTGTATGTAGGGCAGAGCAATTATACCTTTTTTAGTGAGAAGGAAAACAGGGATAGGATTTCCTTCCGCTGGAGTGTTTCCGGTCTGACTAACATGGATGAGGAATCAGGGGATGCAGAAAGGAAGACTACTGCCTGCCGGCTGAATTACAGTGTATCCTTAAAGGCACTTGATTATAAAGTGCTGGATGTTGCCGAAAACCGGGATGTGGCTCAGCAGGTGGCCATTAGCTTGCAGCGCCTCTCGGCTACCCCGATTAATACAATTCTTTACTATGCAGAGGAAGTCCCCAGTGATCTGGTCAATTCGGTGCAGATGGCTTGGGAAATCAAGGATGATTTAGGTAATGTTTATGCCTATAATGAGAACGGAGGGCAGGGGAAAATCAGCGGCGAAATGCTTAAAATGGAGTATGTTCTGACCTTCAATCATCTGGATCCCCGGGCGAAGACCCTTTTTATCACGCCGACCTTGAAACTGGTTCATACCCAGGGTGGTGGAGTGGCAATCGCTGAAAATGGAGAGGAAACACCTTTAGTATATAAAGGGCTGCCGAAAGGAATGGCTGCCGGAGAGTGGACAATGAAGCAGGTTAGTATTGATATTAGTTCACTGCAGTGA
- a CDS encoding type II toxin-antitoxin system Phd/YefM family antitoxin has translation MRVPSTEVQNNFGKYLKFVEVNEEIIVTKNGRDIARILSCDYPNKSLVTEGVAEYQTREGRVSYEEFLELVEASEQRFELIDGVIYNLASPSYEHQYAVNEIHGTFYNWFKNNNCIPLTAPFDITLFKAEDNICIVQPDIIVICDRDKMDKKGKYQGVPTLVVEVLSPSTRSKDTLKKLELYKQCGIKEYWMVDPKNNLVHIYILDKKEITDSFAFQKGAHEYVESAYFKGLKVALTDMFL, from the coding sequence ATGAGAGTTCCTTCGACAGAAGTACAGAATAATTTTGGTAAATACTTAAAATTTGTGGAGGTCAACGAAGAAATAATCGTGACCAAAAACGGAAGGGATATTGCCAGAATACTGTCATGCGATTACCCGAATAAAAGCCTTGTGACGGAAGGCGTAGCAGAATATCAAACTCGTGAGGGAAGGGTGAGTTATGAGGAATTTCTGGAGCTCGTGGAAGCTTCCGAGCAGCGGTTTGAGCTGATTGACGGCGTCATATATAATCTTGCATCGCCCTCTTACGAGCACCAATATGCTGTTAACGAAATTCATGGCACCTTTTATAATTGGTTTAAAAACAACAATTGTATCCCCCTTACTGCGCCTTTTGATATTACCCTTTTTAAGGCGGAGGACAACATTTGTATTGTTCAACCCGATATCATCGTTATCTGCGACAGGGATAAAATGGACAAAAAAGGTAAGTACCAAGGAGTTCCTACTCTGGTGGTTGAAGTCCTTTCACCCTCCACCAGAAGTAAGGATACCCTTAAAAAGCTGGAGCTCTACAAGCAATGCGGCATTAAGGAATACTGGATGGTTGATCCGAAAAATAATCTGGTACATATTTATATACTTGATAAAAAAGAAATAACCGACAGCTTTGCCTTTCAGAAAGGCGCCCATGAATATGTTGAGTCGGCATATTTCAAGGGCCTGAAGGTAGCATTGACTGATATGTTTTTATAG
- a CDS encoding YdcF family protein, with amino-acid sequence MANKRASIVLVILGWAGILDTIFVLGFNGGINLGTLLPGILGAVMLLWKFKGNYLRQHFPKDHFIWLRRFLRLGTLALLTSFLLIESLLLYNTQDPVPEQVDYLIILGAGLNGDKLSWTLWERVDKGLKILQDHKDMKVVVSGGKGPGEWITEAEAMQRYLVEQGIAKERIIKEERATSTMENFRYTRELLGQQPGYEPTEPVLVITNDFHMFRSKILAKRNGINPVGVPSATPWYLRPNAYLREYFAVVKSLIFDR; translated from the coding sequence TTGGCAAATAAGCGAGCTTCGATAGTTCTCGTTATATTGGGATGGGCGGGAATTCTGGACACGATTTTCGTTCTTGGCTTTAATGGAGGTATCAATCTGGGAACCCTTCTGCCTGGTATCCTTGGTGCAGTCATGCTCCTTTGGAAATTTAAAGGAAACTATTTAAGGCAGCATTTTCCTAAAGATCACTTTATATGGCTTCGCCGGTTCCTTCGTCTAGGCACCTTGGCTCTCCTTACTTCATTTCTTCTTATTGAGAGTTTGCTTCTCTACAACACCCAAGACCCGGTGCCCGAGCAAGTGGATTACCTGATTATTCTCGGAGCGGGGCTGAATGGGGATAAACTCTCCTGGACTCTTTGGGAACGGGTTGATAAGGGTTTGAAAATTTTACAGGACCATAAGGATATGAAAGTCGTGGTTTCCGGAGGCAAAGGACCGGGAGAGTGGATCACAGAAGCCGAAGCTATGCAGCGCTACCTGGTGGAGCAAGGTATCGCCAAGGAACGGATTATCAAGGAAGAACGGGCAACAAGCACCATGGAGAATTTCCGTTATACCCGGGAGCTTCTTGGGCAACAGCCAGGTTATGAACCTACTGAACCTGTGCTGGTCATCACGAATGATTTCCATATGTTTCGTTCTAAGATTCTGGCCAAGCGCAATGGAATAAATCCAGTAGGCGTTCCTTCAGCGACTCCTTGGTATTTAAGGCCAAATGCTTACTTAAGAGAGTATTTTGCCGTTGTAAAGTCCTTGATCTTTGACCGGTAA
- a CDS encoding glycosyltransferase family 39 protein, whose protein sequence is MFSIESEENSIKNSLIVVEILFLTAAIFSVIKYGDSFLLGSLEKFDNDDVKYIRSVWNYMDIGIISCENIKEPTVYMMPGLTIILSFFMITFGKIDGLTAFRIFQAILQGASIYLIFLIGRKVFGSKTALIACILDALYVVEIFAANTILTECTFKFLLLLLVYISIWAVETRSLKLYAGAYSVKPIRA, encoded by the coding sequence ATGTTCAGTATAGAATCAGAAGAAAATAGCATCAAAAATAGTTTGATCGTAGTGGAAATCCTATTTTTAACAGCGGCCATATTTTCGGTGATCAAATACGGGGATTCATTTCTTTTGGGAAGCCTTGAGAAGTTTGACAATGATGATGTGAAATATATTAGAAGCGTCTGGAATTATATGGATATAGGCATTATCAGCTGTGAAAATATTAAGGAACCAACGGTCTATATGATGCCGGGACTAACGATTATCCTCTCGTTTTTTATGATTACTTTCGGAAAAATAGATGGGTTGACTGCCTTCAGGATTTTTCAGGCCATACTTCAGGGGGCAAGCATCTATCTCATATTCCTTATCGGCAGGAAGGTATTCGGAAGCAAGACTGCCTTAATAGCATGCATTCTCGACGCCTTATATGTTGTGGAAATATTTGCAGCCAACACCATATTGACGGAATGCACATTTAAATTCTTACTGCTTCTTTTGGTTTACATAAGTATATGGGCCGTTGAGACCCGGAGCCTTAAGCTTTATGCCGGAGCCTATTCGGTAAAGCCCATAAGAGCTTAA
- a CDS encoding ATP-binding protein gives MEKSQVLVVDDEKDIREVIEIFLKNEDSDKILGLNVGADDYVTKPFNPLELTARVKSQLRRYKHFSKDTKPGDDEIAINGLLINRASREVFADGNSKQGGSGLGLAIAKSIVELHEGQIWVENEVKLFRVNLRLACPFC, from the coding sequence ATGGAAAAGAGTCAGGTTTTAGTAGTTGATGATGAAAAAGATATCAGGGAAGTCATTGAGATATTTCTCAAAAATGAGGACAGCGACAAGATTTTAGGATTGAATGTGGGGGCGGACGACTATGTGACGAAGCCTTTCAATCCTTTGGAACTCACGGCGAGGGTCAAGTCCCAGCTGCGCAGGTACAAGCATTTCAGTAAAGATACAAAACCCGGTGATGATGAAATAGCCATCAACGGCTTGCTGATTAACCGGGCGTCAAGGGAGGTATTTGCGGATGGAAATTCCAAGCAGGGAGGCTCCGGCTTAGGACTTGCCATTGCTAAAAGTATTGTCGAACTCCACGAAGGACAAATATGGGTGGAAAATGAAGTTAAGCTATTTAGGGTTAATTTAAGATTGGCTTGTCCGTTTTGCTGA
- a CDS encoding sigma-70 family RNA polymerase sigma factor: MDNLNFIANIKRKNIRALEFVVDHYSSMVYKVIRSVLPASDCEAISEECMNDVFWLVWCNIHSFDETKGDFKSWIAAIAKYKAIDCKRKMYKQGQWLSISDGTIYEETSTEEIVVTKENRKELMNAINDMKDEDREIFIRRYFLGEGIENIAKAFSVDRNVVDKRLSRGRQYLKEKLVFWKGEKL, from the coding sequence ATGGATAATCTGAATTTTATAGCGAATATAAAAAGAAAAAATATAAGAGCCCTGGAATTTGTAGTAGACCATTACAGCAGCATGGTTTACAAAGTGATACGCAGCGTGCTTCCGGCCAGTGACTGTGAAGCAATAAGCGAAGAGTGTATGAACGATGTCTTTTGGCTGGTGTGGTGTAATATCCATAGTTTTGATGAAACAAAAGGGGATTTTAAATCCTGGATCGCAGCCATTGCAAAGTATAAGGCGATTGATTGTAAGAGGAAGATGTATAAACAAGGTCAGTGGCTAAGTATCAGCGATGGAACTATATATGAAGAGACCTCAACAGAAGAAATCGTTGTGACAAAGGAAAACAGAAAAGAACTTATGAATGCCATCAATGATATGAAGGATGAAGACCGGGAAATTTTTATCCGGCGCTACTTTCTGGGCGAAGGAATAGAGAACATAGCCAAGGCTTTTTCCGTGGACAGGAATGTGGTGGATAAACGGCTATCCAGGGGTCGTCAGTATTTGAAGGAAAAGCTGGTCTTTTGGAAAGGAGAAAAGCTCTGA
- a CDS encoding DUF4179 domain-containing protein, which yields MFDKNLLLEEKDILKLLNYFRLDEEGLGPAGDEVPEWQRKRIKKKLKGKIRSTRSWKWKILRLASIAAVFLLAAVIALETTSPVLARNIPLVNSVLQMFSDKFGYQGDYAAYSQLVDKSVTDQGITVTINEALADDTKIILGYTIESNGKIEAKDLCLADIFESTKVNGSNLNGGGATGEFTDDFTYVGSGEFDYLASPIINKLKVDINVKEILGVKGNWDFAFSVSKDELIKNSKVFNPKVKADLPDQVITIDKVVFSPIDTTIFYSGVYKDQSIDQRGSRYSWIAFDDQGVELAPKGASRHGIGPFTGSMQFEKTNGIPHYLTVIPYVHILPKEVKVSLKPNDQKTQVVQTIEIPSESRVLDGNFPLELPQGKLGKLIIRDIANEKGETIIRYTAAGKAPYHQGKALYIKNAAGENVAAKNYDIRRDAAHPDEFTKVFPLLDLSKGYYACTSRFEDEEFLENCQFTIELK from the coding sequence ATGTTTGATAAGAATCTGCTGTTGGAAGAAAAAGATATCTTAAAGCTGTTAAATTATTTCCGGCTGGATGAGGAAGGGCTGGGTCCCGCAGGGGATGAAGTGCCGGAATGGCAAAGAAAAAGGATCAAGAAAAAGCTTAAAGGAAAAATCAGAAGCACACGGTCTTGGAAATGGAAAATCCTGCGCCTCGCTTCCATAGCAGCGGTTTTCTTGCTGGCGGCAGTCATTGCCCTGGAAACAACATCTCCCGTTCTGGCCAGGAACATTCCTCTGGTTAATTCCGTTCTTCAGATGTTTAGTGATAAATTCGGCTATCAGGGGGACTATGCGGCCTATTCCCAGCTGGTGGACAAAAGTGTGACCGATCAGGGGATCACAGTGACCATCAATGAGGCCCTGGCCGACGACACCAAGATTATTTTAGGTTATACCATTGAAAGTAACGGCAAAATCGAGGCTAAAGATTTGTGCTTGGCAGATATATTTGAGTCTACGAAGGTTAACGGCAGCAATTTAAATGGAGGCGGTGCTACAGGGGAATTTACCGATGATTTTACCTATGTCGGTAGCGGTGAGTTTGATTATCTTGCTTCTCCAATCATTAATAAGCTGAAGGTTGATATCAATGTCAAAGAAATATTAGGGGTTAAGGGAAATTGGGATTTTGCTTTTTCTGTGTCAAAGGATGAGCTGATTAAAAACAGCAAGGTTTTTAATCCAAAGGTTAAGGCTGATCTGCCGGATCAGGTAATCACCATCGACAAAGTGGTTTTTTCTCCCATTGATACGACGATATTTTATAGCGGGGTCTATAAGGATCAAAGTATAGACCAAAGGGGATCTCGTTACTCATGGATTGCTTTTGATGATCAGGGAGTGGAGCTTGCGCCGAAAGGTGCAAGTCGGCATGGCATAGGCCCCTTTACTGGATCGATGCAGTTTGAAAAAACCAATGGCATCCCCCACTATCTTACCGTCATTCCTTATGTTCATATTTTACCCAAAGAGGTTAAGGTTAGCTTGAAGCCTAATGATCAGAAGACTCAGGTTGTCCAAACCATAGAAATTCCCAGCGAAAGCAGAGTTTTAGATGGTAACTTCCCATTGGAGCTTCCTCAGGGAAAGCTGGGCAAACTGATTATCCGGGACATTGCCAACGAGAAGGGAGAAACGATAATCCGCTACACGGCCGCAGGAAAAGCGCCGTATCATCAGGGTAAAGCTTTATACATTAAAAATGCTGCAGGGGAAAATGTGGCAGCTAAGAATTATGATATTCGAAGGGACGCGGCGCACCCGGACGAATTTACGAAAGTATTCCCGCTTCTTGACCTCAGCAAAGGGTATTATGCCTGTACAAGCAGGTTTGAAGATGAGGAGTTCCTGGAGAATTGTCAGTTTACAATTGAACTGAAGTAA
- a CDS encoding DUF1659 domain-containing protein, giving the protein MSINSTHAETAMVVRYQTGLNAEGLPLTRQKSLAKVKESAAIEEVYAVATALFSLLEYPIVEIRRNSSYILTEE; this is encoded by the coding sequence ATGTCCATCAATTCAACACATGCTGAAACGGCTATGGTGGTGCGCTATCAGACCGGATTGAATGCCGAGGGCCTTCCCCTTACCCGCCAGAAATCCCTGGCGAAAGTAAAAGAAAGCGCTGCTATCGAAGAGGTTTATGCGGTTGCCACAGCACTTTTCAGTTTACTGGAATATCCCATCGTAGAGATACGTCGCAACAGCAGTTATATTCTCACTGAAGAATAG
- a CDS encoding DUF2922 domain-containing protein, whose protein sequence is MPTATQKVVRLVFTVAGGGTFSMTLPSPRADLTQAEVEQVMDLLIEKNIFELPDGDLVAKRDAKIIETVTEDIFDPPVA, encoded by the coding sequence ATGCCAACGGCAACTCAGAAAGTTGTTCGCCTCGTCTTCACCGTCGCCGGCGGAGGCACGTTTTCCATGACACTGCCCTCGCCAAGGGCGGACCTGACCCAGGCGGAAGTTGAGCAGGTCATGGATCTCCTTATCGAAAAGAATATTTTTGAGCTTCCCGACGGCGACCTCGTTGCCAAACGGGATGCCAAAATCATAGAAACAGTGACGGAAGATATTTTTGACCCACCTGTTGCTTAA
- a CDS encoding DUF3102 domain-containing protein → MTPTAERTPRIIAAEINTINYQTGRALLANAIEIGGRLKEAKALVRHGEWGQWLAESVRYSQRSAGRLIQLYEAYGASPDLEADPNWSALSNLTYTNALILLDVPEELRTDFIAHNDVGNMSSRQLKRAVGIAGADGDGERAPSLQKLDQALRKIDELEKTLNTMITKISDLADQVRSLEQRVEEAASKFRAGRTRAAGKEVNSDDSPKEAALAEAQNLPAAGPPIPVPGTEFPESPQVSEMAEPAAPEAVPAKVRSASTRSSAPVLVTSDLTVPEFPKFTASGFENADPEYYTRQAESLFEFHRSNIYNSFEQLTLLLTVLTRKDKEMKERLRKQLKAFLENMAKSISQWPPAIKMS, encoded by the coding sequence ATGACTCCCACAGCGGAACGCACCCCGCGGATTATCGCGGCTGAAATAAATACAATTAATTATCAGACCGGAAGGGCTCTGCTGGCTAACGCTATTGAGATCGGCGGGCGACTGAAAGAAGCCAAGGCTCTGGTCCGGCACGGGGAATGGGGCCAATGGCTGGCGGAGTCTGTCCGTTATTCCCAGCGCTCAGCCGGGCGGTTGATTCAGCTTTATGAGGCCTATGGCGCTTCCCCTGATCTTGAAGCCGATCCAAATTGGTCAGCGCTGTCTAATTTGACCTACACCAACGCCCTCATCCTCCTCGACGTCCCGGAAGAACTGCGGACGGACTTTATCGCCCACAACGATGTCGGGAACATGTCTTCCCGGCAGCTTAAGCGGGCTGTGGGAATTGCCGGGGCTGATGGAGACGGGGAGCGCGCCCCGTCTCTGCAGAAACTCGATCAGGCCCTGCGGAAGATCGACGAACTGGAAAAGACGCTGAACACCATGATCACTAAAATCAGCGACCTTGCCGACCAGGTCCGGAGCCTGGAGCAGCGGGTGGAGGAGGCAGCGTCAAAATTCCGGGCAGGACGGACGAGAGCCGCGGGCAAAGAAGTGAATTCGGACGACAGCCCAAAAGAAGCAGCGCTGGCTGAGGCCCAAAACCTCCCAGCCGCCGGCCCTCCCATACCCGTCCCAGGCACCGAATTCCCCGAATCCCCTCAAGTCTCCGAAATGGCGGAACCAGCCGCTCCGGAAGCGGTGCCGGCCAAAGTACGCTCCGCCTCCACGCGTTCCTCAGCTCCCGTCCTCGTCACGTCTGATTTAACGGTGCCCGAGTTTCCCAAGTTTACAGCCTCAGGATTTGAAAACGCCGATCCTGAATACTATACCCGGCAGGCCGAATCCCTGTTTGAATTTCACCGCAGCAATATTTACAATTCCTTTGAGCAGCTCACCCTGTTGTTGACCGTGCTAACCAGGAAGGACAAGGAGATGAAGGAGAGACTGCGCAAGCAGCTCAAAGCCTTCCTGGAGAACATGGCCAAGAGCATCAGTCAATGGCCCCCTGCGATTAAAATGTCTTAA
- a CDS encoding sigma-54 interaction domain-containing protein: protein METRFKDIINRFPFFCNLLESLDEAVYFCDVNGRLFYINKVAERLDGYTNDELYGRSIGDAYGLDNRTSPMLLALTTEKPVVNKAFRYIVNGREVYQICNARPVFFEGEKVGAYTIQKDMTQLMEVIEQNISLQKKVYLPNGDDPKKAHQDIVGLDRLIGEHPLFRECKEMAIRAAKSDSPVLLVGETGSGKELFARCIHQNSNRKEGPFLAINCAAIPETLLESILFGTSKGIYTGAVERKGLFEEAEGGTLFLDEINSMPLFSQAKLLRALEEKEIQHLGSKERIKINARIISSSNVFPEEAISKEQIREDLFYRVAVVNIMIPSLVSRKSDVFLLTNHFIKLYNESFQKHIIGLDDEVLRFFSDFSWPGNVRQLKHCLEAAMNLVTDYDRKIRMKHLPAYLLSGNNATTGGYIQKKTIDNNKHLKYSEPDRTSVFLMIFEKEKEEIIQALMENKGNVSKTAKQLGMHRQSLIYRIKKYKIT from the coding sequence ATGGAGACTAGGTTCAAGGACATCATCAATCGATTTCCGTTTTTTTGTAACCTTTTAGAAAGCCTTGACGAAGCTGTATATTTTTGTGATGTTAATGGCCGTCTGTTTTATATCAATAAAGTGGCAGAGCGATTGGATGGGTATACCAACGACGAACTTTATGGCCGCTCTATAGGGGATGCCTATGGTTTAGATAACAGAACCAGTCCGATGCTGCTGGCTTTGACTACGGAAAAACCCGTGGTGAATAAAGCTTTTCGCTATATTGTTAATGGCCGGGAGGTTTATCAGATTTGTAATGCCCGCCCTGTTTTTTTTGAAGGGGAAAAAGTGGGGGCCTATACTATTCAAAAAGATATGACTCAGTTAATGGAGGTAATAGAACAAAATATCAGTCTGCAAAAGAAAGTTTATTTGCCAAATGGGGATGATCCCAAGAAAGCTCACCAAGATATCGTTGGTTTGGACCGCCTTATCGGAGAGCACCCCCTTTTTAGGGAATGCAAGGAAATGGCAATAAGAGCGGCTAAAAGTGATTCTCCAGTTCTTCTCGTCGGGGAAACGGGCAGCGGGAAAGAACTCTTTGCCCGCTGTATCCATCAAAACAGCAACAGGAAAGAAGGCCCCTTTCTGGCCATCAATTGCGCAGCGATTCCGGAAACTTTGCTGGAGAGCATCCTTTTTGGTACTTCTAAGGGTATTTATACCGGGGCGGTGGAACGGAAAGGCCTTTTTGAAGAGGCTGAAGGAGGCACCTTGTTTTTAGACGAAATCAATTCCATGCCTCTCTTTTCCCAGGCAAAACTGCTTCGGGCTTTGGAGGAAAAAGAAATTCAACATCTTGGCAGTAAAGAGCGAATCAAGATCAATGCCCGGATTATCAGCAGCAGCAACGTTTTCCCGGAGGAGGCAATCAGTAAAGAACAGATTCGGGAAGATCTTTTTTATCGTGTGGCCGTGGTGAATATTATGATCCCCAGCTTAGTCAGCCGCAAAAGTGATGTGTTTTTACTAACCAACCATTTTATCAAGTTGTACAATGAGAGCTTCCAAAAACATATCATTGGTCTCGATGACGAAGTTTTAAGATTCTTTTCGGATTTCTCCTGGCCCGGTAATGTCCGCCAGCTGAAGCATTGTCTGGAAGCAGCCATGAACTTAGTTACTGATTACGATCGGAAAATTAGAATGAAACATCTACCTGCTTATCTGCTTTCCGGAAATAATGCCACCACTGGTGGTTACATCCAAAAAAAGACGATTGATAACAATAAACATCTTAAATATTCCGAACCGGATAGGACCAGCGTCTTTTTAATGATTTTTGAGAAAGAAAAAGAAGAGATTATCCAAGCATTAATGGAGAATAAAGGGAATGTATCCAAAACCGCCAAGCAATTAGGAATGCATCGTCAGTCTCTTATTTATAGGATAAAAAAATATAAGATAACATAG